In a single window of the Zea mays cultivar B73 chromosome 5, Zm-B73-REFERENCE-NAM-5.0, whole genome shotgun sequence genome:
- the LOC103626414 gene encoding L-arabinokinase, with product MTPAGGANHSPAPRSLVFAFYLTGHGFGHATRAIEVVRHLIADGHEVHVATAVPEFVFTAEVRSPRLRIRRVILDCGAVQADALTVDPLATLDKYREAAVLPREFILRAEAEWLSSIKADLVVSDVVPIVCKVASDLGVRSVCIGNFSWDFIYAEYIMEAGYHHRSIVWQIAEDYSHCDILLRLPGYGPMPAFRNVIDVPLVVRGLRKSRSEVRKELGIEENAKVLVFNFGGQPAGWKLKQECLPDGWICLVCGASDSQDVPPNFIKLAKDAYTPDVMAASDCMLGKIGYGTASEALACKLPLVFVRRDYFNEEPFLRNLLEHYQNSIEMVRSDFLAGHWKPYLLRALTLQPCYNGPINGGEVVSQILQDTAIGNKCISDKASGARRLQDAMVSGYVLQRVPGRDAGIPDWYSVSETKTGGGPTSQNVATKESAALCIEDIEILHGDLQGLTDTVDFLKSLSELNGNDLKSPKKQDLERTAASVLFDWETEIYVARAPGRLDVMGGIADYSGSLVLQMPLREACHVAVQRNHPSKQKLWKHTKARQLVNGGLVPVIQIVSFGSDLSNRAPTFDMDLSDFMDDGKPISYEKARELFCQDPSQKWAAYVAGTILVLMTELGAQFTDSISILVSSAVPEGKGVSSSASVEVATMSAIAAAYGLNIIPRDLALLCQKVENHVVGAPCGVMDQMASACGEANKLLAMVCQPAEVKELVSIPTHIRFWGLDSGIRHSVGGGDYGSVRVGTYMGRKMIKCTASDLVSESLTSGSPAQSDCYKENGVGVLKSEAALEYLCNLPPHRYEAVYAKDIPEVISGEAFSEKYGDHDDTVTVIDPKRSYSVKAPTRHPIYENFRVEAFKTLLEAGNTDEQLSALGELMYQCHNSYSACGLGSDGTDRLVNLVREVQHRRTSEGGSPSLFGAKITGGGSGGTVCVVGKNCARSSEEIAEIQHRYKAETGYLPILFDGSSPGAGKFGYLKIRRRCP from the exons ATGACACCCGCCGGTGGCGCCAACCACTCCCCGGCGCCGCGTAGCCTGGTATTCGCCTTCTACCTCACCGGCCATGGCTTCGGCCACGCCACCCGCGCCATCGAG GTGGTGCGGCACCTGATCGCGGACGGGCACGAGGTGCACGTGGCGACGGCCGTGCCGGAGTTCGTCTTCACCGCCGAGGTGCGGTCCCCGCGCCTCCGCATCCGCAGGGTTATCCTCGACTGCGGCGCCGTCCAGGCAGATGCCCTCACCGTCGACCCTCTCGCCACGCTGGATAAG TACCGTGAGGCGGCAGTGTTACCCCGCGAGTTCATCCTCAGGGCCGAGGCTGAGTGGCTTAGCTCCATCAAGGCAGACCTTGTG GTCTCGGATGTTGTTCCTATTGTGTGCAAGGTGGCTTCAGATCTGGGTGTCCGCTCTGTATGCATTGGGAATTTTAG TTGGGACTTCATATATGCTGAATACATCATGGAGGCTGGATATCATCACCGATCTATTGTGTGGCAG ATAGCAGAGGATTACTCCCATTGTGACATATTACTTCGACTACCTGGATATGGCCCAA TGCCGGCTTTTCGCAACGTCATTGATGTGCCTCTTGTGGTTAGAGGATTACGCAAATCTAGATCTGAG GTGAGGAAGGAACTAGGAATTGAGGAGAATGCTAAGGTGCTCGTTTTTAATTTTGGGGGTCAG CCAGCAGGATGGAAACTGAAGCAAGAATGTCTCCCTgatggttggatttgtttg GTCTGTGGTGCCTCTGATTCTCAAGATGTTCCACCGAACTTCATTAAGCTTGCGAAAGATGCTTACACACCTGATGTTATGGCAGCATCTGACTGTATGCTTG GAAAAATTGGATATGGAACTGCAAGTGAGGCTTTGGCCTGCAAGCTACCATTAGTGTTTGTTCGCAGAGATTACTTCAACGAAGAGCCATTTTTGCGAAATTTGCTTGAG CACTACCAAAACAGCATTGAGATGGTCAGAAGTGATTTCCTTGCTGGACACTGGAAACCGTACCTACTTCGTGCTCTCACACTTCAACCATGCTACAATGGCCCAATAAATGGTGGTGAG GTGGTTTCCCAGATTCTCCAGGACACTGCTATTGGAAACAAATGTATTTCTGATAAA GCTAGTGGTGCAAGAAGATTGCAAGATGCCATGGTCTCAGGATATGTACTTCAAAGGGTTCCTGGGAGAGATGCAGGCATTCCTGACTGGTACTCTGTGTCCGAAACCAAAACTGGTGGCGGTCCGACCTCACAAAATGTTGCTACAAAGGAAAGTGCAGCATT ATGTATTGAAGACATTGAGATACTCCATGGGGACCTTCAAGGATTAACAGATACAGTGGACTTTTTGAAGAGCTTATCTGAACTTAATGGAAATGATTTGAAGAGCCCTAAGAAGCAAGACCTAGAGAGAACTGCTGCATCTGTTCTTTTTGACTGGGAG ACAGAAATATATGTAGCAAGGGCACCTGGACGTTTGGACGTCATGGGTGGCATTGCTGATTATTCAGGGAGTCTTGTTTTGCAG ATGCCTCTTCGGGAAGCTTGCCATGTTGCTGTTCAGAGAAACCATCCCAGCAAGCAGAAGCTTTGGAAACATACAAAAGCAAGACAGCTTGTTAACGGAGGCTTGGTACCTGTGATACAAATT GTATCATTTGGTTCTGATTTGAGTAACCGTGCACCAACTTTTGATATGGACCTGTCAGATTTTATGGATGATGGTAAACCAATATCCTATGAGAAAGCCAGGGAGCTTTTCTGTCAGGATCCATCCCAAAA ATGGGCTGCCTATGTTGCTGGAACAATTCTAGTTTTGATGACTGAACTTGGTGCCCAGTTCACTGACAGCATTAGCATTCTG GTTTCATCTGCCGTGCCAGAAGGAAAAGGTGTTTCATCTTCTGCATCAGTGGAGGTTGCTACAATGTCTGCTATCGCCGCAGCCTATG GTTTAAACATCATACCAAGGGATCTTGCTTTGCTTTGTCAGAAG GTTGAGAATCATGTAGTTGGAGCTCCTTGTGGAGTAATGGATCAAATGGCATCTGCGTGTGGAGAAGCTAACAAACTCCTTGCGATGGTTTGCCAG CCTGCCGAAGTGAAGGAATTGGTTAGCATACCTACTCATATACGGTTCTGGGGTCTAGATTCAGGGATACGGCATAG TGTTGGCGGGGGAGATTATGGATCTGTGAGGGTAGGCACTTACATGGGACGAAAGATGATCAAGTGTACAGCATCAGATTTAGTTTCAGAATCCTTGACTTCAGGGTCCCCTGCTCAGTCTGATTGTTATAAAGAAAATGGTGTGGGCGTACTGAAATCTGAAGCTGCACTGGAGTATTTGTGCAACCTACCACCTCACAG ATATGAAGCTGTTTATGCAAAAGACATTCCAGAGGTGATTAGTGGAGAAGCATTTTCAGAGAAATATGGAGATCACGATGACACAGTGACAGTTATTGATCCTAAAAGATCTTACAGTGTGAAGGCTCCTACTAGACATCCCATATATGAGAACTTCCGTGTCGAG GCCTTCAAAACGTTATTAGAGGCAGGTAATACAGACGAGCAGCTGTCAGCCCTTGGAGAACTTATGTACCAG TGCCACAACAGCTACAGCGCATGTGGCCTCGGTTCTGATGGGACTGACAGACTAGTCAACCTGGTACGAGAAGTGCAACACAGGAGGACATCCGAAGGCGGAAGCCCTAGTCTGTTTGGCGCAAAGATCACCGGCGGAGGCTCCGGCGGCACAGTATGTGTTGTTGGGAAGAACTGCGCCAGGAGCAGTGAAGAGATTGCAGAG ATTCAGCACAGATACAAGGCTGAGACCGGGTATCTGCCCATTCTTTTCGACGGGTCGTCTCCAGGAGCTGGGAAGTTTGGTTACCTGAAGATCCGACGTCGTTGTCCCTAG